A region from the Lolium perenne isolate Kyuss_39 chromosome 4, Kyuss_2.0, whole genome shotgun sequence genome encodes:
- the LOC127332334 gene encoding uncharacterized protein — protein sequence MPKVYGTGVFEFRHPRAAEYPLPADAPPAAAPASTGGSMTLLDIQRDRLTCVVAEHWGSPPAAAAAFDADLVKEIYTKELRVAGRGRKTVPLQRVMILEVSQYLENYLWPHFDPDRASFEHIMSMILMVNEKFRENVAAWTCFHTRKEAFKGFLWRVLKLKDEDRTISMAEKTNYLLFMINAFQSLEDELVRETILQVVSLKLWHTLSFGRLQMELCLNPELIKKWTKIKRKEAKEAKKAGQPCNPSEMLENKFLRNLIEEFLEILDSKVILSSQDGGEESVFNESLSGQVDDSSVLYCERFMEFLIDMLSQLPTRRFLRPLVADTAVVAKCHLSTLYTHEKGRLFAQLVDLLQFYEGFEINDHSGTQLSDDDVLQAHYSRFQAFQLLAFKQVPKLRDLALCNIGSIHKRADLTKKLLVLSDVELQDLVCNKLKIISEEDPCSGRRDFLIEVLVAFFEKRQSQKEAVNALPLYPNEQIMWDESLVPSINYSGEGCLALPKLNLQFLTLHDYLLRNFNLFRLESTYEIREDIQEAVPHLHAYINNEGDTGFRGWSRMAVPIKEFRITQVKQPNIGEVKPSAVTADVTFSISSYRPQIKSEWDGLKEHDVLFLLSIRPSFEPLSPEEDAKSTVPERLGLQYVRGCEVIEIRDEEGGLMNDYTGRIKRDEWKPPKGEIRTVKIALDTAQYHIDATEVAERHGENVYGTFNILMRRKPKENNFKAILESIRDLMNETCIVPEWLHNIFLGYGNPSAAQWTNMPDLLETIDFKDTFLDAEHVVQSFPAFQVTFINTDGTENMHPSPPFRIKLSKKMREISHALPGNVNSSEITSKNNMVDDEGSKKEKLRVETYIPADPGPYPQDKPKQNSVRFTPTQIGAIISGIQPGLTMVVGPPGTGKTDTAVQILNVLYHNCPSQRTLIITHSNQALNDLFEKIMQRDVPARYLLRLGQGEQELATDLDFSRQGRVNAMLVRRLELLGEVAKLARSLHLPEDVSYTCENAAYFWLLHVYARWELFLAACAPNKENPTFVKDRFPFSEFFSDTPQPIFTGESFEKDMHAAKGCFKHLSTIFQELEECRAFELLKSTAERANYLMTKQAKIVAMTCTHAALKRRDFLQLGFKYDNLLMEESAQILEIETFIPTLLQRQEDGHARLKRCILIGDHHQLPPVVKNMAFQKYSHMDQSLFTRFVRLGVPYIELNAQGRARPSIAELYNWRYRELGDLPYVREEAIFHKANSGFSFEYQLVDVPDYRGRGESAPSPWFYQNEGEAEYIVSVYIYMRLIGYPANKISILTTYNGQKFLIRDVINRRCKPWNIEPPCKVTTVDKFQGQQNDFILLSLVRTRFVGHLRDVRRLIVAMSRARLGLYVFCRRSLYEQCYELQPTFQLLLRRPDKLALNLEECTPFTERPLGEAGNIHYITDVEDIGHLVNFRLEHLRQMQSMQYFAPHTESVSNPPETVNGGVVLPNTKEGMEEENGDASAVLNNDKMDEDTSEAKDDMMQEASKMDEGNVEAGDVAIEDKMVEESADEAKDKMVEGSADVAIEDKMVEESADEAKDKMVEGSADVAIEDKMVEGNADETKDKKEEEKAAEAKDKMEDENPMSEDL from the exons ATGCCGAAGGTCTACGGCACGGGGGTCTTCGAGTTCCGGCACCCCCGCGCCGCCGAGTACCCGCTCCCCGCCGAtgcccctccggcggcggcgcccGCCTCCACCGGAGGCTCCATGACGCTCCTCGACATCCAGCGCGACCGCCTCACCTGCGTCGTCGCCGAGCACTGGGgctcgccgcccgccgccgccgccgccttcgacGCCGACCTCGTCAAGGAGATCTACACCAAGGAGCTCCGCGTGGCGGGCCGCGGCCGCAAGACCGTCCCGCTCCAGCGCGTCATGATCCTCGAGGTCAGCCAGTACCTCGAGAACTACCTCTGGCCGCACTTCGACCCGGACCGCGCCTCCTTCGAGCACATCATGTCCATGATCCTCATGGTCAACGAGAAG TTTCGGGAGAATGTGGCTGCGTGGACTTGTTTCCATACCCGGAAGGAAGCCTTCAAAGGCTTCCTATGGCGGGTTCTCAAGCTCAAGGATGAG GATAGGACCATTAGTATGGCAGAGAAAACAAATTACCTCTTGTTCATGATAAACGCCTTTCAG AGTTTGGAGGATGAACTTGTCCGGGAAACTATACTCCAGGTAGTAAGCTTAAAGTTGTGGCATACTCTCTCTTTTGGACGGCTTCAG ATGGAACTTTGCCTTAATCCTGAATTAATTAAGAAGTGGACcaaaatcaaaagaaaagaaGCAAAGGAAGCAAAAAAGGCAGGCCAACCTTGTAATCCTTCAGAAATGCTTGAGAATAAGTTCCTTAGGAACCTAATTGAAGAATTTTTGGAG ATTCTTGATTCAAAGGTCATATTGTCCAGTCAAGATGGTGGTGAAGAATCTGTCTTTAACGAGTCACTTAGTGGGCAGGTTGATGATTCCAGTGTCTTGTATTGTGAAAGATTCATGGAATTTCTGATTGATATGTTGAGCCAGCTTCCTACTAGAAG ATTTTTAAGGCCTCTTGTCGCTGATACCGCTGTTGTTGCTAAGTGCCACTTAAGCACACTATATACTCATGAAAAGGGGCGCCTTTTTGCACAATTGGTGGACTTGCTGCAGTTCTATGAAGGCTTTGAGATCAACGATCACTCCGGAACACAGCTTAGTGATGATGATGTTTTACAAGCTCATTATTCCCGTTTCCAAGCTTTTCAACTGCTAGCATTTAAACAAGTGCCTAAG TTGCGAGACCTTGCCTTGTGTAATATTGGTTCAATTCATAAGCGTGCTGATTTAACAAAGAAGCTGCTTGTCTTGTCAGATGTGGAACTGCAAGATCTTGTTTGCAATAAG CTTAAAATAATTTCGGAGGAGGATCCATGCAGTGGAAGGCGTGATTTCCTTATTGAGGTCCTTGTTGCTTTTTTTGAGAAGCGCCAATCCCAGAAAGAAGCAGTTAATGCACTTCCCCTTTATCCTAATGAACAGATCATGTGGGATGAGAGCCTTGTTCCTAGCATCAATTATTCTGGAGAAGGCTGTCTTGCCTTACCAAAACTCAATCTCCAGTTTCTGACACTTCATGATTATTTGTTGAGGAATTTCAATCTTTTTCGTCTTGAATCAACATATGAAATTCGTGAAGATATTCAGGAAGCTGTTCCTCATCTACATGCTTATATCAATAATGAGGGAGACACTGGCTTTCGTGGATGGTCCAGGATGGCCGTTCCTATCAAGGAATTTAGGATCACACAAGTGAAGCAACCTAACATTGGTGAAGTTAAGCCTTCTGCTGTAACAGCTGATGTTACTTTTAGCATATCAAGCTACAGACCACAGATAAAATCTGAGTGGGATGGTTTGAAAGAGCATGACGTGTTATTTTTGTTGTCAATCCGCCCATCTTTTGAACCTCTTAGCCCTGAGGAAGATGCAAAATCAACTGTGCCTGAAAGGCTAGGATTGCAATATGTACGTGGATGTGAGGTGATTGAAATTCGTGATGAGGAAGGAGGACTCATGAATGACTATACAGGAAGGATAAAGAGAGATGAGTGGAAACCTCCCAAGGGTGAGATTCGTACAGTTAAAATTGCCTTAGATACAGCACAGTACCACATTGATGCTACTGAGGTAGCAGAGAGACATGGAGAAAATGTGTATGGCACATTTAATATTCTAATGAGAAGGAAACCCAAGGAGAATAACTTTAAAGCAATCCTGGAATCTATACGTGatctaatgaatgaaacatgtatAGTTCCTGAATGGCTGCATAACATATTCTTGGGTTATGGAAATCCTTCTGCCGCGCAGTGGACAAACATGCCTGATCTTCTGGAAACTATCGATTTTAAGGACACTTTCCTTGATGCTGAGCATGTTGTGCAAAGCTTTCCAGCTTTCCAG GTCACATTTATCAATACTGATGGTACCGAAAACATGCATCCAAGCCCTCCCTTTAGGATTAAGTTGTCCAAGAAAATGAGGGAAATTAGTCATGCCTTGCCTGGCAATGTAAACTCCTCTGAGATAACAAGCAAGAACAATATGGTCGATGATGAAGGGTCTAAGAAAGAAAAACTAAGGGTTGAGACTTACATTCCTGCTGATCCAGGGCCATATCCTCAAGATAAACCTAAACAGAACTCAGTGAGGTTTACACCCACTCAG ATCGGTGCTATAATATCTGGTATTCAACCTGGTTTGACAATGGTTGTTGGTCCTCCTGGTACGGGAAAGACAGATACAGCTGTGCAGATATTAAATGTTCTGTATCATAACTGTCCTTCACAAAGAACGCTGATTATTACCCATTCCAATCAAGCTTTGAATGACTTGTTCGAGAAGATAATGCAG AGGGATGTGCCCGCGAGGTACCTTCTTCGTCTTGGTCAGGGTGAGCAAGAGTTGGCAACTGATCTCGATTTTAGCCGTCAAGGTCGTGTCAATGCTATGCTGGTTCGGCGACTAGAGCTCCTTGGCGAGGTTGCAAAACTGGCAAGATCCCTTCATCTTCCTGAAGATGTGAGCTACACATGTGAAAATGCTGCATATTTTTggttattacatgtttatgcccgCTGGGAACTATTCTTAGCTGCCTGTGCGCCAAACAAAGAGAATCCCACTTTTGTTAAAGACCGTTTTCCATTTTCCGAGTTCTTTTCGGATACCCCACAACCTATATTTACTGGTGAGTCATTCGAGAAAGATATGCATGCAGCCAAAGGTTGTTTCAAACATCTTTCCACGATATTCCAAGAGCTGGAAGAGTGTAGGGCTTTTGAGTTACTAAAGTCAACAGCGGAGCGAGCAAATTATCTGATGACTAAACAAGCCAAGATTGTTGCCATGACTTGCACCCATGCAGCATTGAAGAGAAGAGACTTTCTTCAACTGGGTTTCAAATATGACAATTTGCTGATGGAAGAAAGTGCGCAGATATTGGAGATAGAAACTTTTATACCAACGCTCCTTCAGCGACAGGAAGATGGCCATGCTCGTCTCAAACGTTGCATTTTAATTGGTGATCACCATCAGTTACCGCCTGTTGTGAAGAACATGGCTTTTCAGAAGTACAGCCACATGGACCAGAGTCTCTTTACAAGGTTTGTTCGCCTTGGTGTGCCTTACATTGAACTCAATGCCCAGGGACGTGCCAGACCTAGTATTGCTGAACTTTATAACTGGAGATACAGAGAACTGGGAGATCTGCCTTATGTACGTGAGGAAGCTATATTCCATAAAGCTAATTCTGGATTCTCTTTTGAGTATCAGCTGGTTGATGTTCCTGATTACCGTGGCAGAGGCGAGTCTGCTCCTTCTCCTTGGTTCTACCAGAATGAAGGGGAGGCTGAGTATATTGTTAGTGTTTATATTTATATGCGTCTGATAGGATACCCTGCCAATAAGATTTCAATATTAACTACTTACAATGGTCAGAAGTTTCTTATCCGTGATGTTATCAACAGAAGATGCAAGCCATGGAACATTGAGCCACCTTGCAAG GTTACCACGGTGGATAAATTCCAGGGTCAACaaaatgattttattttattATCTCTCGTCCGGACCCGATTTGTGGGTCATCTTCGCGATGTCAGAAGACTTATTGTGGCAATGTCTCGTGCTCGTCTGGGCTTGTATGTGTTCTGCCGCCGTTCCCTGTATGAACAGTGCTATGAATTGCAGCCAACGTTCCAGCTTCTACTCCGAAGGCCAGATAAGCTTGCCTTGAATCTTGAAGAGTGCACCCCGTTTACAGAGCGACCTTTGGGAGAAGCTGGAAATATTCATTATATTACTGATGTTGAAGATATTGGACACCTAGTGAATTTCAGACTGGAACATCTTCGTCAG ATGCAATCAATGCAATATTTTGCACCTCATACAGAGTCTGTTTCAAACCCTCCTGAAACTGTCAATGGTGGGGTAGTTTTGCCTAATACGAAGGAGGGCATGGAGGAAGAAAATGGCGACGCGTCTGCTGTGTTAAACAATGACAAGATGGATGAAGATACTTCTGAGGCGAAGGACGACATGATGCAGGAAGCAAGTAAGATGGATGAAGGTAATGTTGAGGCAGGTGATGTGGCTATCGAAGACAAGATGGTGGAAGAAAGTGCTGACGAGGCTAAGGACAAGATGGTAGAAGGAAGTGCTGACGTGGCTATCGAAGACAAGATGGTGGAAGAAAGTGCTGACGAGGCTAAGGACAAGATGGTAGAAGGAAGTGCTGACGTGGCTATCGAGGACAAGATGGTGGAAGGAAATGCTGATGAGACCAAGGACAAGAAAGAGGAAGAAAAGGCTGCTGAGGCTAAGGACAAGATGGAGGATGAAAATCCTATGTCAGAGGACCTGTAG